A portion of the Cryptomeria japonica chromosome 5, Sugi_1.0, whole genome shotgun sequence genome contains these proteins:
- the LOC131061102 gene encoding uncharacterized protein LOC131061102, with protein sequence MRHRSQQTASVFLRTNLENSIPTTLQALREQLQSTPFDQLPNQLMRFAASLQGTRAYWKRSRKDLTTMIHQLGTPTLFFTLSAADTKWPELHKLFPPNLSPEFQSMKKQFIQNIVHNPHVTALFLHFRLTIFREEIIDKLFKAKDHWYMYEWQHRGSAHIHGFLWLPNAPDMDKIDWSNHEAVQSAKSFFDRYVTAWNPRNQIGQSNRLHTASLFDPCMANTNQILSTDPLSDYEELVNVVQRHTKCSAHTCLKKKGSTLHCRYKAPWPEQDFSTLIVDTANNPSYEPARNDSRLNIHNPNMLAIWRANIDCQPICSKMAVIQYISKYAAKTEQKSVGYVDILKKIVATTNTQDTILLTYQKFMMGIVADRDISAQETCHMLQKLPLISCSQHFVSLNVSRKALHRIAEQNDNAELSKSYISAYMERPIELESISLIQSA encoded by the coding sequence ATGAGACACCGTTCCCAACAAACAGCTTCAGTTTTCCTACGCACCAACTTAGAAAACTCCATCCCAACTACTTTACAAGCTTTGCGTGAACAGCTCCAGTCCACACCATTCGATCAATTGCCAAACCAATTAATGCGTTTTGCAGCTTCTTTGCAAGGTACAAGAGCTTATTGGAAAAGATCACGCAAGGATCTCACTACAATGATACACCAATTGGGAACACCTACATTATTCTTCACATTAAGTGCAGCTGATACCAAATGGCCAGAACTACATAAATTGTTTCCACCTAACTTGTCTCCAGAATTCCAATCCATGAAGAAGCAATTTATACAAAACATTGTCCACAATCCACACGTCACAGCATTGTTTTTGCATTTTAGATTGACAATATTCCGTGAGGAGATTATTGACAAGCTTTTCAAAGCTAAAGACCATTGGTACATGTACGAATGGCAACATCGTGGGTCCGCACATATACATGGCTTCTTGTGGTTACCAAATGCTCCTGATATGGACAAAATAGACTGGTCTAACCATGAAGCTGTCCAATCAGCTAAGTCCTTTTTTGATAGGTATGTCACAGCATGGAATCCTCGCAACCAAATTGGCCAATCCAACAGACTGCACACTGCTTCACTCTTTGATCCCTGCATGGCTAATACAAACCAAATTCTATCTACCGACCCTCTCTCTGACTATGAGGAACTCGTCAATGTTGTTCAACGACATACAAAATGTTCTGCCCACACTTGCTTAAAAAAAAAAGGCTCAACCCTCCATTGTCGCTACAAAGCACCTTGGCCCGAGCAAGATTTTTCAACACTAATTGTTGATACTGCCAACAACCCATCATATGAACCAGCAAGAAATGACAGTCGTTTGAACATTCACAATCCAAACATGCTTGCAATATGGCGTGCAAATATTGATTGCCAGCCCATTTGTTCCAAAATGGCTGTCATACAATATATCTCTAAATATGCTGCAAAAACAGAACAAAAGTCAGTAGGCTATGTTGACATCCTAAAGAAAATAGTTGCTACAACTAATACGCAAGATACCATCTTGCTAACATACCAAAAATTCATGATGGGGATAGTTGCTGATCGTGACATCAGCGCAcaagaaacttgccatatgttGCAAAAACTCCCATTGATAAGTTGTAGCCAACATTTTGTCTCCCTTAATGTCAGCAGGAAGGCCCTCCATCGAATTGCTGAACAAAATGACAATGCTGAACTTTCCAAATCTTATATTTCTGCTTATATGGAAAGACCTATTGAATTGGAAAGCATCTCGCTGATACAATCAGCATAA